GGGCCGCTGGCGTTCATCTCGCAAAGCGGAGCCACGGCGGTGACGCGTATGAGCGCAGCGGCGGCCGAGGGGATTGGCTTTCACTCGTTCGTGGGCCTCGGCAACCGCCTCGATATCAACGAAAACGAACTCATGGCCTACCTCGCCATCCAGCCCGACGTGAAGGCCCTGGCTCTGTACCTCGAGAGTTTCGGGGACGGGGCCGGCTTCTTCGAGACGGCCCGCGAGCTGACCGCCCGCCTGCCCGTCTGCGTGGTGAAAGCGGGGCGCAGTTCAGCAGGGGCGCGGGCGGCCGCCTTGCACACGGGGTCCCTGGCGGCCGGCGAGCGCGTGGTGGACGGCGTTTTCCGCCAGCTCGGCATCTACCGGGCGTATGACGACGAGGAACTGGTGGACGTGGCCTGGGCGCTTGCCTGCTCGCCGCTTCCCCCGGGGGACCGGGTCGCCGTGCTCGTTTCGGCCGGCGGGCACGGGGTGATGATGGCCGACTACCTGGAGGCCGCCGAGCGTTCGGTGAAGGTGCGCCTGGCGCGGTTTTCGGACAGCACCCGGGAAGCGCTGCGGCGGGAGGTTCTGCCCTTCGCATCGGTGGAGAACCCCGTCGACCTCACCGCGAGCGCCGGTGTGGTCACGTACGAGCGGGCGCTGGCCATTCTCAACGAAGACCCGGGGGTGGACGCCATCCTCTGCTCGGTGCAGCTCGAGCCTCCGGGTCTGGACGCCCGGCTCCTGGACGTGATCACCGCCTTTGCGCGCTCGGCGGCTAAACCCATCGTTGTGACGTCCATCGGGGCGCAGGCAAGCGCCGAAGCCCGCCGCGCCCTCAACCGCTCGGGCGTCCCGGCGTACCCGTCTCTGTGGCGAGGAGTGCGGGCTCTCGGCGCTCTGGTCGAACGGGCCCGCCGCCTGGGCTCCGGCCGTTTTGCATCTTGAGGCCGGCCGGCTGCCGGTGTGGTGCCCGCGCCGACAGGCGCCTCATCGTTCCCGAGTGGGGCAACCTGTTCGTTCCGGAGGCCATGAAGGACAGGCCCTGGAACGAGATACTGGCCGAGCCTGAGAGCCGTACCAGTAA
Above is a genomic segment from Bacillota bacterium containing:
- a CDS encoding acetate--CoA ligase family protein, which codes for MVAWAALDALLRPASIAVVGASRDAAKPGGLILRYLLDSNARVYAVNPGASEVHGVSCFPSIDALPEPVELAVVATPAAAVPDVVQACARRGVKAAIVVAGGFGETGEQGRLLEEELRRIVRSSGLRLLGPNTLGVLVPKSGLDTLFVVRERALRPGPGPLAFISQSGATAVTRMSAAAAEGIGFHSFVGLGNRLDINENELMAYLAIQPDVKALALYLESFGDGAGFFETARELTARLPVCVVKAGRSSAGARAAALHTGSLAAGERVVDGVFRQLGIYRAYDDEELVDVAWALACSPLPPGDRVAVLVSAGGHGVMMADYLEAAERSVKVRLARFSDSTREALRREVLPFASVENPVDLTASAGVVTYERALAILNEDPGVDAILCSVQLEPPGLDARLLDVITAFARSAAKPIVVTSIGAQASAEARRALNRSGVPAYPSLWRGVRALGALVERARRLGSGRFAS